In one window of Myotis daubentonii chromosome 13, mMyoDau2.1, whole genome shotgun sequence DNA:
- the SLC18A3 gene encoding vesicular acetylcholine transporter, producing MEPAGPAREAAAKLSEAVGSALREPRRQRRLLLVIVCVALFLDNMLYMVIVPIVPDYIAHMRGGSENPTPTPEMWVPTLPPPTPANASAGSMANSSGSPTAAQPAGSALRPRYPTESEDVKIGVLFASKAILQLLVNPLSGPFIDRMSYDVPLLIGLGVMFASTVLFAFAEDYATLFTARSLQGLGSAFADTSGIAMIADKYPEEPERSRALGVALAFISFGSLVAPPFGGILYEFAGKRVPFLVLAAVSLFDAILLLVVAKPFSAAARARANLPVGTPIHRLMLDPYIAVVAGALTTCNIPLAFLEPTIATWMKHTMAASEWEMGMVWLPAFVPHVLGVYLTVRLAARYPHLQWLYGALGLAVIGASSCVVPVCRSFAPLVVSLCGLCFGIALVDTALLPTLAFLVDVRHVSVYGSVYAIADISYSVAYALGPIVAGHIVHSLGFGPLSLGMGLANLLYAPVLLLLRKVGLLTRSRSEREVLLDEPPQGLYDAVRLRECPVSDPHSAPRSPSGPFAERESDYTDYCPRS from the coding sequence ATGGAACCCGCAGGCCCGGCCCGGGAGGCGGCTGCCAAGCTGTCGGAGGCGGTGGGCTCGGCGCTCCGGGAGCCCCGCAGGCAGCGCCGCCTCTTGCTGGTCATCGTGTGCGTGGCGCTCTTCCTGGACAACATGCTGTACATGGTCATCGTGCCCATCGTGCCCGACTACATCGCCCACATGCGCGGGGGCAGCGAGAACCCCACCCCGACCCCGGAGATGTGGGTGCCCACCCTGCCGCCGCCCACTCCAGCCAATGCCAGTGCCGGCTCCATGGCCAACAGCTCAGGGTCCCCGACGGCTGCGCAGCCCGCCGGGTCTGCCCTGCGGCCCCGCTACCCCACGGAGAGCGAGGACGTGAAGATCGGGGTGCTGTTCGCCTCCAAGGCCATCCTGCAGCTTCTGGTGAACCCGCTAAGCGGGCCCTTCATCGACCGCATGAGCTACGACGTGCCGCTGCTCATCGGCCTGGGCGTCATGTTCGCCTCCACCGTCCTGTTCGCCTTCGCCGAGGACTACGCCACGCTTTTCACGGCGCGcagcctgcagggcctgggctccGCCTTCGCCGACACGTCCGGCATCGCCATGATCGCGGACAAGTACCCCGAGGAGCCGGAGCGCAGCCGCGCGCTGGGCGTGGCGCTGGCCTTCATCAGCTTCGGCAGCCTCGTGGCGCCGCCCTTCGGGGGCATCCTCTACGAGTTCGCGGGCAAGCGCGTGCCCTTCCTGGTGCTCGCCGCCGTGTCGCTGTTCGACGCGatcctgctgctggtggtggccaAGCCCTTCTCGGCCGCGGCGCGGGCGCGGGCCAACCTGCCGGTGGGGACGCCCATCCATCGCCTCATGCTGGACCCGTATATCGCCGTGGTGGCCGGCGCGCTCACCACTTGCAACATCCCCCTCGCTTTCCTGGAACCCACCATCGCCACGTGGATGAAGCACACGATGGCGGCGTCGGAGTGGGAGATGGGCATGGTCTGGCTGCCGGCCTTCGTGCCTCACGTGCTGGGCGTCTACCTCACGGTGCGCCTGGCGGCGCGCTACCCGCACCTGCAGTGGCTCTACGGCGCGCTGGGGCTGGCGGTGATCGGTGCCAGCTCGTGCGTGGTGCCGGTCTGCCGCTCCTTCGCGCCGCTGGTGGTCTCGCTCTGCGGCCTCTGCTTTGGCATCGCGCTGGTCGACACGGCCCTGCTGCCCACGCTCGCCTTTCTCGTGGACGTGCGCCACGTTTCCGTCTACGGAAGCGTCTATGCCATCGCCGACATCTCCTATTCCGTGGCCTACGCGCTCGGGCCCATCGTGGCGGGCCACATCGTGCATTCGCTCGGCTTCGGGCCGCTCAGCCTTGGCATGGGCCTGGCCAACCTGCTCTACGCGCCCGTCCTGCTCCTGCTGCGCAAGGTGGGCCTCCTGACGCGCTCCCGCTCCGAGCGCGAGGTGCTGCTCGACGAGCCGCCGCAGGGCCTGTACGATGCGGTGCGCCTGCGCGAGTGCCCAGTGTCCGACCCGCACAGCGCGCCTCGCAGCCCGTCCGGCCCGTTTGCCGAGCGCGAGAGCGACTACACCGACTACTGCCCCCGCAGCTAg